The following coding sequences are from one Comamonas koreensis window:
- a CDS encoding EVE domain-containing protein: protein MNAASPRYWLMKNEPDDYAIDHALSAPDATIAWDGVRNYQARNFMRDDMQVGDGVLYWHSSCAEPGIYGIARIAGQLRPDTSQFDPQSKYYDPKSKPEAPRWLMLDVQALRKIRPITVAALRQYPELQEMRVLQKGNRLSITPVDEAHWRFIMDLVKAQG, encoded by the coding sequence ATGAATGCTGCATCCCCCCGCTACTGGCTGATGAAAAACGAGCCGGACGACTATGCGATCGACCATGCGCTCAGCGCCCCCGATGCCACCATTGCCTGGGATGGGGTGCGCAATTACCAGGCGCGCAACTTCATGCGCGATGACATGCAGGTGGGTGACGGTGTGCTGTACTGGCATTCGAGCTGCGCCGAGCCTGGTATTTACGGCATTGCCCGCATTGCAGGCCAGCTGCGGCCCGATACCAGCCAGTTTGACCCGCAGTCCAAATACTATGACCCCAAGTCCAAGCCGGAGGCCCCGCGCTGGTTGATGCTCGATGTGCAGGCGCTGCGCAAGATCAGGCCGATAACGGTAGCTGCACTGCGCCAGTACCCAGAGCTGCAAGAGATGCGCGTGCTGCAAAAAGGCAATCGCCTGTCGATCACGCCGGTGGACGAGGCGCATTGGCGCTTTATCATGGACCTGGTCAAGGCCCAGGGCTAA